In Gossypium arboreum isolate Shixiya-1 chromosome 6, ASM2569848v2, whole genome shotgun sequence, the following are encoded in one genomic region:
- the LOC108484427 gene encoding protein SAWADEE HOMEODOMAIN HOMOLOG 2-like isoform X2, which produces MDRLRPRHRQRQRAAFSGFTKPEIKKMEKFLMKSRELLLSKEFCKKMARNFSSSAGRAGKPIIKWTEVQSWFLARLQESASKVPSLTDTSKTESRISETCPLDDGPQIPQILKVGEKIPDLSGLEFEARSSKDGAWYDVDTFLTQRHLGSGEPEVLVRFVGFGADEDEWVNVKKAVRHRSIPFQHSECNKVMVGDLVLCLQEKRDQLIYYDVHVNGVERKTHDIRGCRCIFLIRYDHDGSEERVRLRRLFYIRGQEI; this is translated from the exons atggatcGTCTACGCCCAAGGCACAGACAGAGACAAAGAGCAGCCTTCTCTGGGTTTACAAAACCCGAG ATCAAGAAGATGGAGAAATTTTTAATGAAATCAAGAGAGCTATTGCTGAGTAAGGAATTCTGTAAAAAAATGGCTAGAAATTTCAG TTCATCTGCCGGTCGTGCTGGCAAACCTATTATTAAATGGACCGAG GTACAAAGCTGGTTCTTAGCTAGGCTGCAAGAAAGCGCATCTAAAGTTCCTTCCTTGACTGATACATCCAAAACTGAGTCCAGAATCTCTGAAACTTGCCCTCTAGATGATGGGCCTCAAATTCCTCAGATTCTCAAAG TGGGAGAAAAGATCCCTGATCTATCGGGACTAGAGTTCGAGGCACGTTCATCTAAAGATGGAGCATG GTATGATGTTGATACGTTTCTCACACAACGTCATCTCGGTTCTGGAGAACCT GAAGTTCTTGTTAGATTTGTTGGATTCGGGGCTGATGAGGATGAATGGGTTAATGTAAAAAAGGCAGTGCGACATCGATCCATCCCATTTCAACATTCTGAATGTAATAAGGTGATGGTTGGAGATCTTGTATTATGCTTGCAG GAGAAAAGGGACCAATTAATCTACTATGATGTTCACGTCAACGGGGTCGAAAGGAAAACGCATGACATAAGAGGTTGCAGGTGTATCTTTTTAATCCGATACGATCATGACGGCTCTGAG GAGAGAGTTCGATTGAGAAGACTATTTTATATTCGAGGCCAAGAAATCTGA
- the LOC108484427 gene encoding protein SAWADEE HOMEODOMAIN HOMOLOG 2-like isoform X1, which translates to MDRLRPRHRQRQRAAFSGFTKPEIKKMEKFLMKSRELLLSKEFCKKMARNFSSSAGRAGKPIIKWTEVQSWFLARLQESASKVPSLTDTSKTESRISETCPLDDGPQIPQILKVVSKVGEKIPDLSGLEFEARSSKDGAWYDVDTFLTQRHLGSGEPEVLVRFVGFGADEDEWVNVKKAVRHRSIPFQHSECNKVMVGDLVLCLQEKRDQLIYYDVHVNGVERKTHDIRGCRCIFLIRYDHDGSEERVRLRRLFYIRGQEI; encoded by the exons atggatcGTCTACGCCCAAGGCACAGACAGAGACAAAGAGCAGCCTTCTCTGGGTTTACAAAACCCGAG ATCAAGAAGATGGAGAAATTTTTAATGAAATCAAGAGAGCTATTGCTGAGTAAGGAATTCTGTAAAAAAATGGCTAGAAATTTCAG TTCATCTGCCGGTCGTGCTGGCAAACCTATTATTAAATGGACCGAG GTACAAAGCTGGTTCTTAGCTAGGCTGCAAGAAAGCGCATCTAAAGTTCCTTCCTTGACTGATACATCCAAAACTGAGTCCAGAATCTCTGAAACTTGCCCTCTAGATGATGGGCCTCAAATTCCTCAGATTCTCAAAG TGGTTTCGAAAGTGGGAGAAAAGATCCCTGATCTATCGGGACTAGAGTTCGAGGCACGTTCATCTAAAGATGGAGCATG GTATGATGTTGATACGTTTCTCACACAACGTCATCTCGGTTCTGGAGAACCT GAAGTTCTTGTTAGATTTGTTGGATTCGGGGCTGATGAGGATGAATGGGTTAATGTAAAAAAGGCAGTGCGACATCGATCCATCCCATTTCAACATTCTGAATGTAATAAGGTGATGGTTGGAGATCTTGTATTATGCTTGCAG GAGAAAAGGGACCAATTAATCTACTATGATGTTCACGTCAACGGGGTCGAAAGGAAAACGCATGACATAAGAGGTTGCAGGTGTATCTTTTTAATCCGATACGATCATGACGGCTCTGAG GAGAGAGTTCGATTGAGAAGACTATTTTATATTCGAGGCCAAGAAATCTGA